The following are encoded together in the bacterium genome:
- a CDS encoding class II aldolase/adducin family protein has translation MDLHDLRKELVDICHRSSERWLTAGSGGNISIRIPGTDRYFCTATGVTFRDTAVWNVVQMDLSGKQLDNFEWKPSKEHRWHAGVFATCKDVNGVVHSHSTATMAFGCCGITPPHMTGQARAHLGEIQIVPYANAGSEELRDLVVDVYKAKPDTRIVLLANHGLAASGPSLLEAYNRAEIVEDSAQAYLHCRLLGREPKLDF, from the coding sequence ATGGATCTGCACGACCTTCGCAAGGAACTCGTCGACATCTGCCACCGCTCGAGCGAGCGCTGGCTCACCGCGGGATCGGGCGGCAACATCTCGATCCGCATTCCCGGCACCGACCGCTATTTCTGCACGGCCACCGGCGTGACCTTCCGCGACACCGCGGTATGGAACGTCGTGCAGATGGACCTGTCGGGGAAGCAGCTCGACAACTTCGAGTGGAAGCCCTCGAAGGAGCACCGCTGGCACGCCGGCGTGTTCGCGACCTGCAAGGACGTCAACGGCGTCGTGCACTCGCACTCGACCGCGACCATGGCGTTCGGCTGCTGCGGCATCACGCCGCCGCACATGACCGGGCAGGCCCGCGCGCACCTGGGCGAGATCCAGATCGTCCCCTACGCGAACGCCGGCTCCGAGGAGCTGCGCGACCTCGTGGTCGACGTCTACAAGGCGAAGCCCGACACGCGCATCGTGCTGCTCGCGAACCACGGCCTCGCGGCGAGCGGCCCGTCGCTGCTCGAGGCGTACAACCGCGCCGAGATCGTCGAGGACTCCGCGCAGGCGTATCTCCATTGCCGCCTGCTCGGCCGCGAGCCGAAGCTCGACTTCTGA
- a CDS encoding type 1 glutamine amidotransferase: MARIVVPLAEDFEDAELTVPRDRLAAAGHTLTIVGRDAGETVRGKRGRASALVEASAASVAADAFDACLIPGGYSPDHLRTDRGAVALVQAMMRARKPVAAICHGPQLLIDAGAAAGRTLTSYPSVRADLENAGAHWVDREVVVDGALITSRTPDDLDAFTRAFLAALSEGAAAHDA, translated from the coding sequence ATGGCCAGGATCGTCGTTCCCCTCGCAGAGGATTTCGAGGATGCCGAGCTCACCGTTCCGCGCGATCGGCTCGCCGCCGCCGGCCACACGCTGACCATCGTAGGACGGGACGCGGGCGAAACCGTGCGCGGCAAGCGCGGCCGGGCGTCGGCGCTGGTCGAGGCGTCGGCGGCGTCGGTCGCCGCCGACGCGTTCGACGCCTGTCTGATCCCCGGCGGCTACTCGCCGGACCACCTGCGGACCGATCGCGGTGCGGTCGCGCTGGTGCAGGCGATGATGCGGGCTCGCAAACCGGTGGCCGCCATCTGTCACGGTCCGCAGCTGCTCATCGACGCCGGCGCGGCCGCGGGACGCACGCTGACGTCGTACCCGTCGGTGCGCGCCGACCTCGAGAACGCGGGCGCCCACTGGGTCGACCGTGAGGTCGTCGTCGACGGCGCGCTGATCACGTCGCGCACGCCGGACGATCTCGATGCCTTCACGCGCGCGTTCCTCGCCGCGCTGAGCGAGGGCGCCGCGGCCCACGACGCGTGA
- a CDS encoding 2-oxoacid:acceptor oxidoreductase subunit alpha, whose amino-acid sequence MSEGQSSTAKRVEQRDAIVIRFAGDSGDGMQLTGVQFTSESARAGNDLATLPDFPAEIRAPAGTLAGVSAFQLNFSTNQVFTPGDDLDVLVAMNPAALKTNLDDLRPGGILLVDREAFNDGNLRKAGYARNPLEDGSLDRWQLFPVEITKLTTTALKQFGLSARETFRCRNFFCLGIASWLFHRPLEVSEEYVRGKFKKNQTLVEANLRALHAGWNFAENAELLKISYEVAAAKIEPGLYRNITGNSALALGFVAAAHRAGRPLFLGSYPITPASDILHELSGMKQFDVTTMQAEDEIGGVGAALGAAFGGALAITTTSGPGMDLKAETVGLAVSVELPLVIADIQRSGPSTGMPTKTEQADLLMAMYGRHGEAPVPILAPSTPSDCFEVGYEALRIAAKYMTPVIILSDAFLANGAEPWLVPDPEKLPAVHVDFRTDPEGFQPYMRDEETLARPWVRPGTPGLEHRIGGLSKESGTGNVSYSPANNEQMTRIRQRKVAGITREIGPTAIFGPATGDLLVLGWGSTFGPIRQAVTDLQREGRSVSHAHLRWLNPLPADLGDVLRRFRHVVVPEMNLGQLVKMIRAEYLVDAIGFSKIQGRPFKVAEIRSRCVRLLDGQDRPEERHEVHA is encoded by the coding sequence ATGTCCGAAGGTCAGTCGAGCACGGCGAAGCGGGTCGAGCAGCGTGACGCGATCGTCATCCGCTTCGCCGGCGACTCCGGAGACGGCATGCAGCTCACCGGAGTGCAGTTCACGAGCGAGTCGGCCCGCGCCGGCAACGACCTCGCCACCCTGCCCGACTTTCCTGCCGAGATCCGCGCCCCCGCCGGCACCCTCGCCGGCGTCAGCGCCTTCCAGCTGAACTTCTCGACGAACCAGGTCTTCACCCCCGGCGACGACCTCGACGTCCTCGTCGCCATGAACCCCGCCGCGCTGAAGACCAACCTCGACGACCTTCGCCCCGGCGGCATCCTCCTCGTCGACCGCGAGGCCTTCAACGACGGCAACCTGCGCAAGGCCGGCTACGCCCGCAACCCGCTCGAGGACGGCTCGCTCGACCGCTGGCAGCTCTTCCCGGTCGAGATCACGAAGCTCACGACGACGGCGCTCAAGCAGTTCGGTTTGTCCGCACGCGAGACGTTCCGCTGCCGCAACTTCTTCTGCCTCGGCATCGCCTCGTGGCTCTTCCACCGCCCGCTCGAGGTCTCGGAGGAGTACGTCCGCGGCAAGTTCAAGAAGAACCAGACGCTCGTCGAGGCCAACCTGCGCGCGCTCCACGCCGGCTGGAACTTCGCCGAGAACGCCGAGCTGCTGAAGATCTCGTACGAGGTCGCAGCGGCGAAGATCGAGCCGGGCCTCTACCGCAACATCACCGGCAACTCGGCCCTCGCGCTCGGCTTCGTCGCCGCCGCCCACCGCGCCGGCCGGCCGCTCTTCCTCGGCAGCTACCCGATCACGCCGGCGAGCGACATCCTGCACGAGCTCTCGGGCATGAAGCAGTTCGACGTCACCACGATGCAGGCCGAGGACGAGATCGGCGGCGTCGGCGCGGCGCTCGGCGCGGCCTTCGGCGGCGCGCTCGCGATCACCACGACGAGCGGCCCCGGCATGGACTTGAAGGCCGAGACCGTCGGGCTCGCCGTGTCCGTCGAGCTGCCCCTCGTCATCGCCGACATCCAGCGCTCCGGCCCGTCGACGGGCATGCCGACGAAGACCGAGCAGGCCGATCTCCTGATGGCGATGTACGGCCGCCACGGCGAGGCGCCGGTGCCGATCCTGGCGCCGTCGACGCCGTCGGACTGCTTCGAGGTCGGCTACGAGGCGCTGCGCATCGCCGCGAAGTACATGACGCCGGTGATCATCCTGTCCGATGCGTTCCTCGCCAACGGCGCCGAGCCCTGGCTCGTGCCCGACCCGGAGAAGCTCCCGGCGGTCCACGTCGACTTCCGCACCGACCCCGAGGGCTTCCAGCCCTACATGCGCGACGAGGAGACGCTGGCCCGTCCCTGGGTGCGGCCCGGCACGCCGGGCCTCGAGCACCGCATCGGCGGCCTCTCGAAGGAGTCCGGCACGGGCAACGTCAGCTACTCGCCCGCGAACAACGAGCAGATGACGCGCATCCGGCAGCGCAAGGTCGCCGGCATCACGCGCGAGATCGGCCCGACCGCGATCTTCGGACCGGCGACGGGCGATCTCCTCGTCCTCGGCTGGGGCAGCACGTTCGGGCCCATCCGCCAGGCGGTCACCGATCTCCAGCGTGAGGGCCGCTCGGTGTCGCACGCCCATCTGCGCTGGCTGAACCCGCTGCCCGCCGACCTCGGCGACGTCCTGCGCCGGTTCCGCCACGTCGTCGTGCCCGAAATGAATCTCGGACAGCTCGTCAAGATGATCCGCGCCGAGTACCTGGTCGACGCGATCGGCTTCAGCAAGATCCAGGGCCGCCCGTTCAAGGTGGCCGAGATCCGCTCCCGGTGCGTCCGTCTGCTCGACGGCCAGGACCGGCCGGAAGAGCGGCACGAGGTGCACGCGTGA